In Halobaculum limi, one DNA window encodes the following:
- a CDS encoding NifU family protein — MSADSQDDGGEDELRERVTNFLRRNFPQIQMHGGSAAIQHLDRETGEVHISLGGACSGCGISPMTIQAIKSRMTKEIPEINEVIADTGMGSGADGDLGGMSHSDGGMSPSFPGESSDGEDDEGPQAPF; from the coding sequence ATGAGCGCCGACTCTCAAGACGACGGCGGCGAGGACGAACTGCGCGAGCGCGTGACGAACTTCCTGCGCCGTAACTTCCCGCAGATCCAGATGCACGGCGGGAGCGCGGCCATCCAGCACCTCGACCGCGAGACGGGCGAGGTCCACATCTCGCTGGGCGGTGCCTGTTCCGGCTGTGGCATCTCCCCGATGACGATCCAGGCGATCAAGTCGCGGATGACGAAGGAGATCCCCGAGATCAACGAAGTCATCGCCGACACCGGGATGGGGTCGGGCGCCGACGGCGACCTCGGTGGGATGAGCCACTCCGACGGCGGAATGTCTCCGTCGTTCCCCGGCGAGTCCTCCGACGGCGAGGACGACGAAGGGCCGCAGGCTCCCTTCTGA
- a CDS encoding PPC domain-containing DNA-binding protein, which yields MNYREVEVSGEYMASLDNGADWREEIESLADEVEADAAWFNAMGAVQDAEVWFYDQDDQEYQSVTFDEPLEVAACVGNVALLDGERFAHTHAVLSRRSGQALAGHLDGGTVFAGEVYFRAFEESLEREHDDVTDLDLWL from the coding sequence ATGAACTACCGTGAGGTTGAGGTCAGCGGCGAGTATATGGCCAGTCTCGACAACGGCGCAGACTGGCGCGAAGAGATCGAATCGCTCGCGGACGAAGTGGAGGCGGACGCCGCGTGGTTCAACGCGATGGGCGCGGTGCAAGACGCCGAGGTGTGGTTCTACGACCAGGACGACCAGGAGTACCAGTCGGTCACGTTCGACGAACCGCTGGAGGTCGCGGCGTGCGTCGGCAACGTCGCGCTTCTCGACGGCGAGCGATTCGCACACACCCACGCCGTCCTCTCACGTCGGAGCGGGCAGGCGCTGGCGGGCCACCTCGACGGCGGCACCGTCTTCGCGGGCGAGGTGTACTTCCGCGCGTTCGAGGAGTCGCTGGAGCGCGAACACGACGACGTGACCGATCTGGATCTCTGGTTGTAA
- a CDS encoding DUF7130 family rubredoxin-like protein produces the protein MATEQTDKDVRLTDISAGQSVYDVDGNELGTVRGVDDAGFYVLAQEGAGAVTLDEARDIFGKAYVMWRCWECGAMGQIEGDLPANCPDCDAPREELYYWAED, from the coding sequence ATGGCAACCGAACAGACTGACAAGGACGTCCGACTCACCGACATCTCGGCTGGGCAGTCAGTGTACGACGTCGACGGCAACGAACTCGGGACGGTTCGCGGCGTCGACGACGCCGGGTTCTACGTCCTCGCACAAGAAGGCGCGGGCGCGGTGACGCTCGACGAGGCACGCGACATCTTCGGGAAGGCGTACGTGATGTGGCGCTGCTGGGAGTGCGGCGCGATGGGACAGATCGAGGGAGACCTCCCCGCGAACTGCCCCGACTGCGACGCGCCGCGGGAAGAGCTGTACTACTGGGCAGAAGACTGA
- a CDS encoding ketopantoate reductase family protein: protein MDIVVFGAGALGSLVGGMLAREHHVTLVARDPHARRIAGQGLRIEGELDGHVRPRATTDPTPDDLTADLALVTVKAYDTEAAADALATGDPEVVCSLSNGLPEELLVDRLGDRVLAGSATYAAELPAPGVVRCTGVGRIHVGELGGGDSARADRVARAFREAGLNCTADAEMPRRRWEKLAVNAGINAVTALARVRNGALADGPAADVAHRAARETARVARAEGVDLSNFAAVDALDTVVAETAGNRSSMRQDVERGTRTEVDAINGAVVDYAADHAIDAPTNQTMADLLRVWENRRAERADSEEICSE from the coding sequence ATGGACATCGTCGTGTTCGGCGCGGGTGCACTCGGCAGTCTCGTCGGGGGGATGCTCGCCCGCGAGCACCACGTCACCCTCGTCGCTCGCGACCCGCACGCCCGTCGGATCGCCGGTCAGGGCCTCCGCATCGAGGGCGAACTCGACGGCCACGTTCGCCCGCGGGCGACAACCGACCCGACACCCGACGACCTCACCGCGGACCTGGCGCTCGTCACCGTGAAGGCGTACGACACCGAGGCGGCCGCCGACGCACTCGCCACCGGCGACCCCGAGGTGGTGTGCTCGCTGTCGAACGGCCTACCCGAGGAACTGCTAGTCGACCGCCTCGGCGACCGCGTCCTCGCTGGCTCTGCTACCTACGCTGCGGAACTGCCCGCCCCCGGCGTCGTCCGCTGCACCGGTGTCGGACGGATCCACGTCGGCGAACTCGGCGGCGGCGACTCGGCCCGGGCCGACCGCGTCGCCCGCGCGTTCCGCGAGGCGGGTCTCAACTGTACGGCCGACGCCGAGATGCCCCGCAGACGCTGGGAGAAACTCGCCGTCAACGCCGGCATCAACGCCGTGACGGCGCTCGCGCGGGTCCGAAACGGCGCGCTTGCGGACGGCCCCGCGGCCGACGTCGCACACCGGGCAGCACGCGAGACCGCCCGTGTCGCCCGCGCAGAGGGCGTCGACCTCTCGAATTTCGCCGCCGTCGACGCCCTCGACACGGTCGTCGCCGAGACCGCCGGGAATCGGTCGTCGATGCGACAGGACGTAGAGCGCGGAACCCGGACGGAGGTCGACGCCATCAACGGCGCGGTGGTCGACTACGCCGCCGACCACGCTATCGACGCGCCGACGAATCAGACGATGGCGGATCTCCTCCGCGTGTGGGAGAACCGACGAGCAGAGCGGGCTGACAGCGAAGAGATATGCTCCGAATAG
- a CDS encoding DUF4440 domain-containing protein, translating into MPTESACRAEVERLHDCFVAWFAGTAARDDFDAIADALAPGFEMVVPDGSRRGRDAVLDAIRSAYGRDDPGAFDIDIRNVEVRHDHADCATVRYEEWQGTPDRTTSRVSTALVREDDDAPNGLLWVDVHETWMDGP; encoded by the coding sequence ATGCCGACCGAATCAGCCTGCCGTGCGGAGGTCGAACGCCTCCACGACTGCTTCGTCGCGTGGTTCGCGGGTACCGCCGCCCGCGACGACTTCGACGCCATCGCGGACGCACTTGCCCCCGGATTCGAGATGGTCGTCCCCGACGGAAGCCGACGCGGTCGAGACGCCGTTCTCGACGCGATCCGGTCGGCATACGGCCGTGACGACCCAGGCGCGTTCGACATCGACATCCGCAACGTCGAGGTCAGACACGACCACGCCGACTGCGCGACCGTGCGCTACGAGGAGTGGCAGGGGACACCCGACCGAACCACTAGCCGGGTCAGCACAGCGCTCGTGCGCGAGGACGACGACGCACCGAACGGCCTGCTGTGGGTCGACGTCCACGAGACGTGGATGGACGGGCCGTGA
- the metX gene encoding homoserine O-acetyltransferase MetX, translating to MTARESVGEFQFECGESVDDLELAYEAYGEFDGSNAVLVCHALTGSQHVSNAPRSERYESDDDTAEDDATGGSGVQTAGQARAWWDDIVGPGKAIDTTEYYVVCVNVPGSCYGSSGPPTEGPDGGPWGTEFPPVTVGDWTRAQRRLLDHLGVGRLHAVVGGSVGGMNALDWAKRFPDDVRRVAAVATAARLDTQCLSLDAIARRAITTDPDWNGGDYYGDDRPNPDAGLAQARRIGHVMYLSKASMGRKFGRRTAGRDAFGDAPDDPTGRFFPYREVESYLDYNADSFTGRFDANSYLYLTRAMDEYDLAAGYGGDADALAAFEGELLVQSFTGDWHFTVAQARLLADAAREVDVPTAHHVVESDHGHDAFLVEPESVGPPLRDFLADGVDGRAVRDEDDDGGSEPPADDPDRAPVHSSLFPG from the coding sequence ATGACGGCCCGCGAGTCGGTCGGGGAGTTCCAGTTCGAGTGCGGCGAGTCGGTCGACGACCTCGAACTGGCGTACGAGGCGTACGGGGAGTTCGACGGCTCGAACGCGGTGCTGGTCTGTCACGCCCTCACCGGGAGTCAGCACGTCTCGAACGCCCCGCGGAGCGAGCGCTACGAGTCCGACGACGACACAGCGGAGGACGACGCGACCGGCGGCTCCGGCGTTCAGACGGCAGGACAGGCCCGCGCGTGGTGGGACGACATCGTCGGCCCGGGGAAAGCCATCGACACCACCGAGTACTACGTCGTCTGCGTGAACGTTCCTGGCTCGTGTTACGGCTCTTCCGGCCCGCCCACAGAGGGGCCGGACGGGGGGCCGTGGGGTACGGAGTTCCCACCGGTGACGGTCGGCGACTGGACGCGAGCACAGCGACGACTGCTCGACCACCTCGGCGTCGGTCGTCTGCACGCCGTCGTCGGCGGGAGCGTCGGCGGGATGAACGCCCTCGACTGGGCGAAGCGCTTCCCCGACGACGTGCGCCGGGTCGCGGCGGTCGCGACGGCGGCACGACTGGACACGCAGTGTCTCTCGCTCGACGCCATCGCGCGCCGTGCCATCACGACCGACCCCGACTGGAACGGCGGCGACTACTACGGCGACGACCGCCCGAACCCGGACGCCGGCCTCGCGCAGGCGCGGCGCATCGGCCACGTGATGTACCTCTCGAAGGCGTCGATGGGTCGGAAGTTCGGGCGACGGACCGCGGGCAGAGACGCGTTCGGCGACGCGCCCGACGACCCCACGGGGCGGTTCTTCCCGTACCGCGAGGTGGAGTCGTACCTCGACTACAACGCCGACTCGTTCACCGGGCGGTTCGACGCCAACAGTTACCTGTATCTCACGCGGGCGATGGACGAGTACGACCTCGCCGCCGGCTACGGCGGCGACGCAGATGCACTGGCGGCGTTCGAGGGGGAACTACTCGTGCAGTCGTTCACCGGCGACTGGCACTTCACCGTCGCGCAGGCGCGACTGCTCGCAGATGCCGCCCGAGAGGTGGACGTGCCGACGGCCCACCACGTCGTCGAGTCCGACCACGGCCACGACGCGTTCCTCGTCGAACCCGAGTCGGTCGGGCCACCGTTGCGCGATTTCCTTGCCGACGGCGTCGACGGCCGTGCGGTCCGTGACGAAGACGACGACGGCGGGAGCGAGCCTCCTGCCGACGACCCGGACCGCGCGCCGGTCCACTCCAGCCTGTTCCCGGGGTAG
- a CDS encoding DNA polymerase II large subunit, with protein MRPDDERYFTRIEDRLDEAFERAEAAKAQGKDPQTEIEIPVARDMADRVENILGIPGVAERVRELEGEMSREEAALELVTDFVEGTVGDFDSRAGKIEGAVRTAVALLTEGVVAAPIEGIDRVEILENDDGTEFINVYYAGPIRSAGGTAQALSVLVGDYARALLGIEEYHARDDEIERYAEEIGLYDKETGLQYTPKDKETKFIAEHMPVMLDGEATGDEEVSGFRDLDRVDTNSARGGMCLVLAEGIALKAPKIQRYTRQLDEVDWPWLQDLIDGTYYDSGDSDEADADAADDADEGDGEEAEVSDGDADEEADDAPTGSPRAEPSTKFLRDLIAGRPVFGHPSEAGGFRLRYGRSRNHGFATAGVHPATMHIVDDFLATGTQIKTERPGKAGGVVPVDSIDGPTVRLANGDVRRIDDPAEAKELQNGVEEVIDLGEYLVNYGEFVENNHPLVPASYVREWWEQDIADAGADMQALEDDLTIDLDDPDAERALGWVDEYDAPLHPAYTYCWHDIGVDEYDAVADAAAAGEVTGELLVVENTDTVRRALEKLLVEHTQTEDALRVPDYRPLLRQLGVSDGLRREWERSDLSAEAEAWDDGDNAIRAVNEVVDFEVRERAPTRIGNRMGRPEKSESRDLSPAVHTLFPIKELGGSQRSMGEAARNRTDKGKGVYDVLVGDRKCPDCDEHTFKCLCPDCGAHTEPHYECDECGTVCEPDESGRVECPRCEWEVESPDWHTIDLNSEYWSALEATDEREASFEILKGVQGLSSANKTPEPIEKGVFRAKHGVTSFKDGTVRYDMTDLPVTAVRPEELDVTVDHFRELGYETDIDGEPLVHDDQLIELKVQDIVLSDGAAEHMMKTADFVDELLTDFYDLDPFYEVNERDDLVGELVFGMAPHTSAAVVGRVVGFTSAAVGYAHPYFHAAKRRNCDGDEDCVMLLMDGLLNFSKSFLPDQRGGQMDAPLVMSSRIDPSEIDDEAHNMDIVRQYPREFYEATLEMADPGEVEDLIQIGEDTLGTDDEYRGFDHTHDTTDIALGPDLSAYKTLGSMMDKMDAQLALARKLRAVDETDVAERVIEYHFLPDLIGNLRAFSRQETRCLDCGEKYRRMPLSGDCRECGGNMTLTVHQGSVNKYMDVALRVAEEFGCREYTIQRLEILDRSLESVFENDKNKQGSIADFM; from the coding sequence ATGAGACCCGACGACGAACGCTACTTCACCCGGATCGAAGACCGACTCGACGAGGCGTTCGAGCGCGCAGAGGCCGCGAAGGCGCAGGGAAAAGACCCACAGACGGAGATCGAGATTCCCGTCGCCCGCGACATGGCCGACCGCGTCGAGAACATCCTCGGTATCCCCGGCGTCGCCGAACGCGTGCGGGAACTGGAAGGGGAGATGTCCCGCGAGGAGGCGGCGCTGGAGTTGGTGACCGACTTCGTCGAGGGGACGGTCGGTGACTTCGACAGTCGCGCCGGGAAGATCGAAGGCGCGGTGCGGACGGCGGTCGCCCTCCTCACCGAGGGCGTCGTCGCCGCCCCCATCGAAGGTATCGACCGCGTCGAGATCCTCGAAAACGACGACGGAACCGAGTTCATCAACGTCTACTACGCCGGCCCGATCCGCTCTGCGGGTGGGACGGCGCAGGCGCTGTCGGTCCTCGTCGGCGACTACGCCCGCGCGTTGCTCGGGATCGAAGAGTACCACGCCCGCGACGACGAGATCGAACGCTACGCCGAAGAGATCGGTCTGTACGACAAGGAGACCGGCCTCCAGTACACGCCGAAGGACAAGGAGACGAAGTTCATCGCCGAGCACATGCCGGTGATGCTCGACGGGGAGGCCACCGGCGACGAGGAGGTGTCCGGCTTCCGCGACCTCGATCGGGTAGACACAAACTCCGCCCGCGGCGGGATGTGTCTCGTCCTCGCTGAGGGAATCGCGCTGAAGGCCCCCAAGATCCAGCGGTACACCCGCCAACTCGACGAGGTCGACTGGCCGTGGCTCCAAGACCTCATCGACGGCACCTACTACGACAGCGGCGACAGCGACGAGGCGGACGCAGACGCCGCCGACGACGCAGACGAGGGCGACGGCGAGGAGGCCGAAGTCAGCGACGGCGACGCAGACGAGGAGGCCGACGACGCGCCGACCGGGTCGCCGCGGGCGGAACCGTCGACGAAGTTCCTTCGCGACCTCATCGCAGGTCGGCCCGTTTTCGGACATCCCTCGGAGGCAGGCGGGTTCCGCCTTCGATACGGACGCTCGCGCAACCACGGCTTCGCGACCGCCGGCGTCCATCCCGCGACGATGCACATCGTCGACGACTTCCTCGCGACCGGAACGCAGATCAAGACCGAACGACCGGGGAAGGCGGGCGGCGTCGTCCCGGTCGACTCCATCGACGGCCCGACGGTCAGACTGGCGAACGGTGACGTGCGCCGCATCGACGACCCCGCCGAGGCGAAGGAACTCCAGAACGGCGTCGAGGAGGTCATCGACCTCGGCGAGTACCTCGTCAACTACGGCGAGTTCGTCGAGAACAACCACCCGCTCGTCCCCGCGTCGTACGTCCGCGAGTGGTGGGAACAGGACATCGCGGACGCCGGCGCAGATATGCAGGCGCTCGAAGACGACCTGACCATCGACCTCGACGACCCCGACGCCGAACGTGCGCTGGGATGGGTCGACGAGTACGACGCACCCCTCCACCCCGCGTACACGTACTGCTGGCACGACATCGGCGTCGACGAGTACGACGCCGTCGCCGACGCGGCCGCCGCCGGCGAGGTGACCGGCGAGTTGCTCGTCGTAGAGAACACCGACACCGTCCGCCGGGCGCTAGAGAAACTGCTTGTCGAACACACGCAGACCGAGGACGCACTCCGGGTCCCCGACTACCGCCCACTGCTGCGTCAACTCGGTGTCTCCGACGGCCTCCGTCGTGAGTGGGAGCGCTCCGACCTCTCGGCGGAGGCGGAGGCGTGGGACGACGGCGACAACGCCATCCGCGCGGTCAACGAGGTCGTCGACTTCGAGGTGCGCGAGCGTGCGCCCACCCGCATCGGCAATCGGATGGGCCGCCCGGAGAAGTCCGAGAGCCGCGACCTCTCGCCCGCGGTCCACACGCTGTTTCCCATCAAGGAGTTGGGCGGCAGTCAGCGCTCGATGGGTGAGGCCGCTCGCAACCGCACGGACAAGGGGAAAGGCGTCTACGACGTCCTCGTCGGCGACCGGAAGTGTCCCGACTGCGACGAACACACGTTCAAGTGCCTGTGCCCGGACTGCGGCGCACACACCGAACCCCACTACGAGTGCGACGAGTGCGGCACGGTCTGTGAACCGGACGAGTCCGGCCGCGTCGAGTGTCCGCGGTGTGAGTGGGAGGTCGAGAGCCCCGACTGGCACACCATCGACCTCAACAGCGAGTACTGGTCGGCGCTCGAGGCGACTGACGAACGAGAGGCCTCCTTCGAGATTCTGAAGGGCGTACAGGGGCTGTCCTCCGCCAACAAGACGCCCGAACCCATCGAGAAGGGCGTCTTCCGAGCGAAACACGGCGTCACCTCGTTCAAAGACGGGACGGTCCGCTACGACATGACCGACCTCCCGGTGACGGCGGTGCGCCCGGAGGAACTCGACGTGACCGTCGACCACTTCCGCGAACTCGGCTACGAGACCGACATCGACGGCGAACCGCTCGTCCACGACGACCAACTCATCGAACTGAAAGTCCAGGACATCGTTCTCTCGGACGGCGCGGCCGAGCACATGATGAAGACGGCCGATTTCGTCGACGAACTCCTCACCGACTTCTACGACCTGGACCCGTTCTACGAGGTGAACGAACGCGACGACCTCGTCGGCGAGTTGGTGTTCGGGATGGCCCCTCACACGAGCGCCGCCGTCGTCGGGCGCGTCGTCGGATTCACGAGCGCCGCCGTCGGCTACGCGCATCCGTACTTCCACGCGGCGAAACGTCGCAACTGCGACGGCGACGAGGACTGCGTGATGTTGCTGATGGACGGCCTGCTCAACTTCAGCAAGTCGTTCCTGCCGGACCAGCGCGGCGGGCAGATGGACGCGCCGCTGGTGATGTCCTCGCGGATCGACCCCTCGGAGATCGACGACGAGGCACACAACATGGACATCGTCCGGCAGTACCCTCGTGAGTTCTACGAGGCGACCTTAGAGATGGCCGACCCCGGCGAGGTAGAGGACCTGATCCAGATCGGCGAGGACACCCTGGGCACCGACGACGAGTACCGCGGCTTCGACCACACCCACGACACGACCGACATCGCCCTCGGCCCCGACCTGTCGGCGTACAAGACGCTCGGGTCGATGATGGACAAGATGGACGCGCAGTTGGCGCTCGCCCGGAAACTCCGCGCGGTCGACGAGACCGACGTCGCCGAACGGGTCATCGAGTACCACTTCCTGCCGGACCTCATCGGCAACCTCCGAGCCTTCTCCAGACAGGAGACGCGCTGTCTCGACTGTGGCGAGAAGTACCGCCGGATGCCGCTGTCGGGCGACTGCCGTGAGTGCGGCGGGAACATGACGCTCACCGTCCACCAGGGGTCGGTAAACAAGTACATGGACGTCGCCCTCAGAGTGGCCGAGGAGTTCGGCTGTCGCGAGTACACCATCCAGCGACTGGAGATTCTCGACCGTTCGCTGGAGTCGGTGTTCGAGAACGACAAGAACAAACAGGGATCGATTGCGGACTTTATGTGA
- a CDS encoding sulfatase, whose amino-acid sequence MSDDSPGNVLFVVLDTVRKDRLGPYGYDGRTTPGLDAFAEEATVFDQAVAPAPWTLPVHASLFTGMYPHRHGADQENPYLEGATTLAETLSAAGYRTACYSSNAWITPYTHLTDGFDDQDNFFEVMPGDLLSGPLAKAWKAMNDNEALRTVADKLVSLGNVAHEYLASGEGADSKTPAVIDRTKSFIDDSESADDDWFAFINLMDAHLPYHPPKEYVEEFAPGVDSTEVCQNSKEYNAGARDIDDDEWDAIRGLYDAEIAHIDDQLTRLFDWLKETDRWDDTAVVVCADHGELHGEHDLYGHEFCLYDQLINVPLLVKHPELDADRREDTVELLDTYHTVLDTLGVEGGTPASDDEEAVALDRTRSLLSADYREFAGVDDADRDPGQRASSDGDFGFVEYSRPVVELKQLEEKAASAGIELPEDSRFYSRMRAARSTDAKYVRIDRVPDEAFRLDADPNEDRNLASTVGTDGADDRIAEAEARLGEFEAAAGGAWTDAAAGEVTDDSLEEMDDEATERLRDLGYVE is encoded by the coding sequence ATGAGCGACGACTCGCCCGGAAACGTGCTGTTCGTCGTACTCGATACGGTCCGGAAGGACCGACTCGGACCGTACGGCTACGACGGCAGGACGACGCCGGGGTTGGACGCCTTCGCCGAGGAGGCGACCGTCTTCGACCAAGCGGTCGCGCCCGCGCCGTGGACGCTGCCAGTCCACGCGTCGCTGTTCACCGGAATGTACCCGCACCGACACGGCGCAGACCAAGAGAATCCGTATCTGGAGGGGGCGACGACGCTCGCGGAGACGCTCTCGGCGGCGGGCTATCGAACGGCGTGTTACTCTTCGAACGCCTGGATCACGCCGTACACTCACCTCACCGACGGCTTCGACGACCAAGACAACTTCTTCGAGGTGATGCCCGGCGACCTCCTGTCGGGACCACTCGCCAAGGCGTGGAAGGCGATGAACGACAACGAGGCGCTGCGAACAGTCGCAGACAAACTCGTATCGCTGGGGAATGTCGCCCACGAGTACCTCGCCAGCGGCGAGGGGGCCGACTCGAAGACACCCGCCGTCATCGACCGCACGAAGTCGTTCATCGACGACAGCGAATCCGCAGACGACGACTGGTTCGCGTTCATCAACCTGATGGACGCCCACCTGCCGTACCATCCGCCGAAAGAGTACGTCGAGGAGTTCGCCCCCGGCGTCGACTCGACAGAGGTGTGCCAGAACTCCAAGGAGTACAACGCCGGTGCTCGCGACATCGACGACGACGAGTGGGACGCCATCCGCGGTCTCTACGACGCCGAAATCGCCCACATCGACGACCAACTCACCCGCCTGTTCGACTGGCTGAAGGAGACCGACCGCTGGGACGACACCGCCGTCGTCGTCTGCGCGGACCACGGCGAACTCCACGGCGAACACGACCTGTACGGCCACGAGTTCTGCCTGTACGACCAGTTGATCAACGTCCCTCTGCTGGTCAAACACCCGGAACTCGACGCCGACCGCCGCGAGGACACGGTCGAACTGCTGGACACCTACCACACAGTCCTCGACACGCTCGGCGTCGAGGGCGGCACGCCGGCCAGCGACGACGAGGAGGCGGTCGCACTCGACCGAACCCGCTCGCTACTGTCGGCCGACTACCGCGAGTTCGCGGGCGTCGACGACGCCGACCGCGACCCCGGACAACGGGCCTCGTCAGACGGCGACTTCGGCTTCGTGGAGTACTCTCGTCCGGTTGTCGAGTTGAAGCAACTGGAGGAGAAGGCTGCCAGCGCCGGCATCGAGTTACCAGAGGACTCCCGCTTCTACTCGCGGATGCGCGCCGCCCGAAGCACGGACGCGAAGTACGTCCGCATCGACCGCGTTCCCGACGAGGCGTTCCGCCTCGACGCCGACCCTAACGAGGATCGGAACCTCGCGAGTACGGTTGGAACTGACGGCGCAGACGACCGAATCGCAGAGGCAGAGGCACGCCTCGGCGAGTTCGAGGCGGCCGCGGGTGGCGCGTGGACCGACGCCGCCGCCGGCGAAGTGACGGACGACTCGCTGGAGGAGATGGACGACGAGGCGACCGAGCGACTCCGCGACTTGGGCTACGTAGAGTAA
- a CDS encoding DUF5783 family protein — protein MADFDPEQFEDKYANYFPELQRAYKNAFETMNDQFDSELIHAIDQQILNESEPFYDEETGTFTVELPENPTDRLTAIVVDDEKLTETLDRYVAEIESQLYRVFGLDAPEE, from the coding sequence ATGGCCGACTTCGACCCCGAGCAGTTCGAAGACAAGTACGCGAACTACTTCCCAGAACTCCAGCGGGCGTACAAGAACGCCTTCGAGACGATGAACGACCAGTTCGACTCGGAGTTGATCCACGCCATCGACCAGCAGATCCTCAACGAGTCAGAGCCGTTCTACGACGAGGAGACGGGCACGTTCACCGTCGAACTCCCCGAGAACCCGACCGACCGCCTGACGGCGATCGTCGTCGACGACGAGAAACTGACGGAGACGCTCGACCGCTACGTCGCAGAGATCGAATCGCAGTTGTACCGCGTGTTCGGCCTCGACGCACCCGAGGAGTGA
- a CDS encoding O-acetylhomoserine aminocarboxypropyltransferase/cysteine synthase family protein, with translation MPGDDTDYGFWTRSVHEGADPDPTTGARAPPIHQTTSYVFDDADHAARLFALEEEGYIYSRLLNPTVARLGERLASLEGGVGAVPTGSGMASFDLANFLLASAGDNIVSSSSLYGGTYTYLTHTVERRGVETRFVDTLDYEAYAEAIDDDTAYVHLETIGNPALVTPDIERIADIAHDHDTPLFVDNTFATPYLCRPIEHGADLVWESTTKWIHGSGSTVGGVLVDGGSFPWGEHADRFPELGAENPAYHGVNFAERFGEAALTYAGIARGLRDLGSAQSPFDAWATMQKLESLPMRMERHCSNAQHVAEHLADHPAVDWVTYPGLPDHETHAEASEYLDGGYGGMIAFGVEGGYDAARDTVEGTELASLLANVGDAKTLVIHPASTTHQQLTEEEQLAAGVTQDMIRLSVGVENPKDIVADLDQAIDAATR, from the coding sequence ATGCCTGGAGACGACACCGACTACGGTTTCTGGACGCGCAGCGTCCACGAAGGAGCAGACCCAGACCCGACGACCGGTGCGCGAGCGCCGCCCATCCACCAGACCACGTCGTACGTGTTCGACGACGCCGACCACGCGGCTCGACTGTTCGCTCTCGAGGAGGAGGGCTACATCTACAGTCGCCTGCTCAACCCCACGGTCGCACGGCTGGGCGAGCGGCTCGCCTCGCTGGAGGGCGGCGTCGGTGCCGTCCCGACGGGGTCGGGGATGGCGTCGTTCGACCTGGCGAACTTCCTGCTCGCGTCCGCCGGCGACAACATCGTCTCCTCGTCGTCGCTGTACGGCGGGACGTACACCTACCTCACACACACCGTCGAGCGGCGCGGCGTCGAGACGCGGTTCGTCGACACGCTCGACTACGAGGCGTACGCCGAGGCCATCGACGACGACACGGCCTACGTCCACCTCGAGACCATCGGGAACCCGGCGCTCGTCACGCCGGACATCGAGCGGATCGCAGACATCGCCCACGACCACGACACGCCGCTGTTCGTCGACAACACGTTCGCGACGCCGTACCTGTGCCGCCCGATCGAACACGGTGCGGACCTCGTGTGGGAGTCGACGACGAAGTGGATCCACGGCTCCGGGTCGACCGTCGGGGGCGTCCTCGTCGACGGCGGGTCGTTCCCGTGGGGCGAACACGCCGACCGCTTCCCCGAACTCGGCGCGGAGAACCCGGCGTACCACGGCGTCAACTTCGCCGAGCGGTTCGGCGAGGCGGCGCTCACCTACGCCGGCATCGCTCGCGGCCTCCGCGACCTGGGGAGCGCACAGTCGCCGTTCGACGCGTGGGCGACGATGCAGAAACTGGAGTCGCTGCCGATGCGGATGGAGCGCCACTGTTCGAACGCTCAACACGTCGCCGAACACCTCGCGGACCACCCGGCGGTCGACTGGGTGACGTACCCGGGGCTGCCGGACCACGAGACGCACGCCGAGGCGTCGGAGTACCTCGACGGCGGCTACGGTGGGATGATCGCCTTCGGCGTCGAAGGCGGGTACGACGCTGCCCGCGACACCGTCGAGGGGACCGAACTGGCGTCGCTACTCGCAAACGTCGGCGACGCGAAGACGCTCGTCATCCACCCGGCGAGTACGACCCACCAGCAACTCACCGAGGAGGAGCAACTGGCCGCCGGCGTCACGCAGGATATGATCCGCCTGTCCGTCGGCGTCGAGAACCCCAAGGACATCGTCGCCGACCTCGACCAGGCTATCGACGCGGCGACGCGGTAA